From Bacteroides uniformis:
GACTATTATATCAAAAACTCTGATGAACTGTTATTGGAAAAACCTTTAGCCGGTTCTACGGGGTTGGACATAATTATGTCTAATTTGGGTGGTATGCGCAACTCTGGTATAGAAGTAGATTTGCATTCCCTGAATATTCAAGCCGGAGACTTTAATTGGGGAACCGACTTCAATATCTCTTTTAACAAGAATGAAATCACTTCTTATCCCGAAGAACAGGAAGTTGTTGGTACAAAAGTTCGTACGGTAGGCTACAGCCTTTATGAATTTTACATGCAAGAATGGGCCGGAGTAGATAAAGAAACCGGTGCTCCACTTTGGTATAAAGACGTAAAAGATGATAAAGGTAATCCGACAGGTGAAAGAACTACCACTTCAACTTACTCTACTGCAGACAAATACAAACTTGGTTCTGCACTTCCCAATGTATTTGGAGGTTTGAATAATACATTTACATTTAAAGGATTAGACCTTTCATTCCTCTTTACTTATAGTTTTGGAGGAAAGATATATGATGCGTACGAAGCCAATTTGCTGAATGATGGTAACAACAACGGTTATCAAGCCATCAAAGATCAAGCGAATTATTGGACAAAAGAGAATCCAAACGCTCCGAATCCTGCATTCTTGCCCAATAACACTTCAAGTTCTCATTCTACATCAAGCCGCTATTTGCACGATGCAGATTTCATTAAATTTAAAAATATCAACTTAGGTTATACTCTACCAAAAAAATGGACACAGAAGATACAGTTGGAGACAGTACGTTTCTTTGGAAGTCTGGAGAATATCTGTGTATGGAACTTGGATGGTAGTTTCAAAGGTTACGATGTGGAATTGGGAGGTGTAACCGGAGTATTGGACGGTGCAGGTACGGTTCCATTGCCTCGTACAATCTTATTTGGTATAAATGTTGGTTTCTAATTTAAAATTGAGATTACGATGAATAGAATAAAGCAAACTATAATAGCACTTGCAATAGGTCTTAGCTTGGCAAATTGCGGTGATGATTTTTTGGATACTACTTCTTCGGACCAAATGTCCGATTCTAACACCTTTACTACGATAGACGGTGCGCAGCAAGTGTTGACCGGTGCTTATGACTGGTTGACCAATGGCTGGTTGGCTCATATGACCAACCAATATATTTTCTTCTTGCCTGACATTATGGGAGATGACGCATTGGTGACACCTGACCCCAACTACAATTATGGACGTTTTGTGTCTCCTTATCAATATACAGTTTCTCCAGGAAGTACCTATACTGATGACCCGTGGAAGGGATGTTACAGTATCATAGATAATACGAATGCCATTTTGGATAATATCGGAAACCTGGCAGAAAGTGCAGAGCGTAACAGAATTGAAGGTGAAGCGCTATCTCTAAGAGCTTATACTTATCATTTCTTAGTAAGAATGTATGCCAAACCTGTAAACAAGTACCCGGATAATCCGAGCATAATTTTACGTATTTCTTCTGGAACAGAAGACCTTCCTCGTGCTACAGTAAAAGATGTTTATAATCAGCTTGTCGTTGACATGGAAAAAGCATGTGGATTGTTGGACCAACATTCTTCTTCATCCAAGGCATATATCGGTGCGAATGCTGCTCATGGAATTCTTGCACGTTTGTATTTGGATTTAGGTGATGAAACAAATGGTATCAAACATGCCAATGCTGCATTGAAAGGTGTTAATTTGATGAATACGGCAGTTTACACAGCTGATTTCTGTGAAGTTAACTCAGAAACACTTTGGGCTTTCGAATGTCCAACTGATGATAATCAATTCTATCTTTCATTACCCTCTTTCTGGTATTTGTGTGGAGATGATTATGAAGATGCTGTTATTGGTTATAGCTCATTACGAGTTTCAAAGGCTTTGATTAATCTAATGGAAGATAAAGATATACGCAAAACTCAGTTCCCGAAAGATTCTGAAATAAACGATTATATCAGTGAAACAGGATACTTGACAACAAAGATTCATAGTCGTAATAATGAAATGGGACAAGGCTCTTTCAATATGCTGCGTGGTTCTGAGATGTATCTTATTATTGCTGAATTAGCTGCTGACAAACAGCATTATGATGTGGCTAAAGAAGCATTAAATGTTGTTCGGATAGCTCGTGGATTGGATAAATATAGTGGAACGGATGCCGGTTTAGCAGATGAGAT
This genomic window contains:
- a CDS encoding RagB/SusD family nutrient uptake outer membrane protein, with amino-acid sequence MNRIKQTIIALAIGLSLANCGDDFLDTTSSDQMSDSNTFTTIDGAQQVLTGAYDWLTNGWLAHMTNQYIFFLPDIMGDDALVTPDPNYNYGRFVSPYQYTVSPGSTYTDDPWKGCYSIIDNTNAILDNIGNLAESAERNRIEGEALSLRAYTYHFLVRMYAKPVNKYPDNPSIILRISSGTEDLPRATVKDVYNQLVVDMEKACGLLDQHSSSSKAYIGANAAHGILARLYLDLGDETNGIKHANAALKGVNLMNTAVYTADFCEVNSETLWAFECPTDDNQFYLSLPSFWYLCGDDYEDAVIGYSSLRVSKALINLMEDKDIRKTQFPKDSEINDYISETGYLTTKIHSRNNEMGQGSFNMLRGSEMYLIIAELAADKQHYDVAKEALNVVRIARGLDKYSGTDAGLADEIQQERRRELFAEGHRLFDMKRRGLALTRTGVDGHDLWTSQLDLPAGSDRFELPIPQAEIDANGELTNNDQNPAYK